A single Campylobacter hyointestinalis subsp. hyointestinalis DNA region contains:
- a CDS encoding DegT/DnrJ/EryC1/StrS family aminotransferase, giving the protein MKEIPFFRPYTDEREYELVKESIDKNANYMVTNLENKIKSYFGVKHAITTNNGTAANHLALCAMDLKRGDKIICSVNAFPSIAQVIRHFDAEPIFVDINEDDFNINPEQLKKVLIEQKHKKLKAAFITHVAGQPADMDAIYALAKEHNIKIIDDASRAMGATYNSKLLGTMNGSYMSCFQVNPQIQNALASTGIILTNNDEMAKRAKLIRSHAIVNDSFDKDGNLGYVYDVIDVGQKYDLNSICAAFSMAQFEKLETLIKKRKEIAAIYTKELEGCPHVTTPILKRDSVFTQYIIKIDKNRDGFARELRDAGINIGLHYIPLHLLSYYKNKYNLRVNDFPVALKVYQQVLSLPIYAALEESEIKYICDTIKSVAKTRV; this is encoded by the coding sequence ATGAAAGAAATACCGTTTTTTAGACCATACACCGACGAACGCGAATACGAGTTAGTAAAAGAAAGCATAGATAAAAATGCAAACTATATGGTTACAAATTTAGAAAATAAAATAAAATCATATTTCGGCGTAAAACATGCTATTACCACAAACAACGGCACTGCTGCAAATCATCTAGCGCTTTGTGCTATGGATCTTAAACGTGGCGACAAAATCATCTGTTCGGTAAATGCTTTTCCTAGTATAGCACAAGTGATTCGCCACTTTGACGCTGAACCTATATTTGTAGATATAAATGAAGATGATTTCAATATCAATCCAGAACAGTTAAAAAAAGTTTTAATAGAGCAAAAACATAAGAAGCTAAAAGCCGCATTTATCACTCACGTTGCTGGACAGCCTGCTGATATGGACGCTATTTACGCTCTTGCAAAAGAACATAATATAAAAATCATAGACGACGCAAGTCGCGCTATGGGCGCTACATACAACTCAAAACTCCTTGGAACTATGAACGGATCATATATGTCCTGCTTCCAAGTAAATCCACAAATTCAAAATGCACTCGCATCAACAGGTATAATCCTTACAAATAACGATGAAATGGCAAAGCGTGCCAAACTTATAAGAAGTCACGCTATAGTAAATGACAGCTTTGATAAAGACGGAAATTTAGGATATGTTTATGACGTCATAGACGTAGGACAAAAATATGATCTAAATTCTATTTGCGCTGCATTTAGTATGGCGCAGTTCGAGAAGCTAGAAACGCTCATCAAAAAAAGAAAAGAGATAGCCGCTATATATACAAAAGAGTTAGAAGGTTGCCCTCACGTCACTACTCCGATATTAAAAAGAGATAGTGTATTTACGCAGTATATTATCAAAATAGATAAGAATAGAGATGGATTTGCTAGAGAGCTTAGAGACGCTGGTATAAACATCGGATTGCATTATATACCTCTTCACTTGCTTAGCTATTATAAAAACAAATACAATCTTAGAGTAAATGACTTCCCTGTCGCTTTAAAAGTATATCAACAAGTTTTATCTTTACCAATATATGCAGCCCTAGAAGAGAGTGAGATAAAATATATCTGTGACACTATAAAATCAGTGGCAAAGACCCGTGTTTAA
- a CDS encoding NAD+ synthase, whose protein sequence is MDLKSLENKLLNFLTNYLETSYAKGFTIGVSGGLDSAIVATLCSKIAPTYAILLPTKNSNKVNINDALNLCKTLGIKYEIIDIEPIIQSFLSAIKDADKLRIGNLAARVRMSILYDHSAKFRTLVVGTSNKSERMLGYGTIYGDTACALNPIGEIYKSDLFLFAKYLGIDKNIIDKAPSADLWEGQKDEDEIGYTYEQLDIILKEIERGKTKKELEESFDKNLVNTVYDRIEKNKFKLNLPLIANIQ, encoded by the coding sequence ATAGATTTAAAATCTTTAGAAAATAAACTTCTAAATTTTCTAACGAACTACTTAGAAACTTCGTATGCAAAGGGCTTTACTATAGGAGTTAGCGGCGGATTAGACTCTGCTATAGTAGCTACTTTATGCTCAAAAATAGCGCCTACTTATGCCATTTTATTGCCTACAAAAAATTCAAACAAAGTAAATATAAACGATGCCCTAAATTTATGCAAAACTTTGGGTATAAAATACGAAATCATAGATATCGAGCCTATTATCCAATCTTTTTTGAGTGCGATCAAAGACGCAGATAAGCTCAGGATCGGCAATCTAGCCGCAAGAGTTAGGATGAGTATATTATACGATCATTCGGCAAAATTTAGAACTCTAGTAGTTGGTACCAGCAACAAAAGCGAAAGAATGCTTGGATATGGTACTATTTACGGGGATACAGCTTGTGCGTTAAATCCTATCGGAGAGATATATAAAAGCGATCTATTTTTATTTGCAAAATACCTAGGCATAGATAAAAATATCATAGATAAAGCCCCAAGCGCCGATCTTTGGGAAGGGCAAAAAGACGAAGACGAGATAGGATATACGTACGAACAATTAGATATTATTTTAAAAGAGATTGAACGCGGTAAAACAAAAAAAGAGCTAGAAGAAAGCTTTGATAAAAATTTAGTAAATACCGTTTATGATAGAATAGAAAAAAATAAATTTAAACTAAATTTGCCTTTGATAGCAAATATACAGTAG
- a CDS encoding MBL fold metallo-hydrolase, whose translation MQIHSRAFGDFATNCYIVENNGKEVIIDPGVGAYEYVVKICKNPVAILNTHCHFDHIHDDLVLKNKFNIPIYVPKDDAFLCKTDPFGVVKDKFTPDFLVDHDETINLADLEFKFLHFPGHTPGCSMIEVDDVMFSGDFIFKGSIGRCDFPFSNPEDMKKSLIKALKLKNYTIYPGHGFATSLDEERQNLSKFLNHF comes from the coding sequence ATGCAAATACATTCAAGAGCGTTTGGCGATTTCGCTACAAATTGCTATATAGTCGAAAATAACGGCAAAGAAGTTATCATAGATCCAGGCGTTGGAGCTTATGAATACGTAGTAAAAATTTGTAAAAACCCAGTTGCGATCTTAAATACGCACTGTCATTTTGATCATATACATGATGACTTGGTATTAAAAAATAAATTCAATATCCCTATCTACGTTCCAAAAGATGACGCATTCTTGTGTAAGACAGATCCATTTGGTGTAGTAAAAGATAAATTTACTCCAGATTTCTTGGTTGATCACGATGAAACGATAAATTTAGCAGATCTAGAGTTTAAATTTCTTCATTTTCCAGGGCATACTCCTGGGTGTTCGATGATAGAAGTTGATGACGTTATGTTTAGTGGGGATTTTATATTTAAAGGGAGTATTGGAAGATGCGATTTTCCTTTTTCAAATCCCGAAGATATGAAAAAAAGTCTTATAAAAGCCCTAAAATTAAAAAATTATACGATTTATCCAGGACATGGTTTTGCTACTAGTTTAGATGAAGAGAGGCAGAATTTATCTAAATTTCTTAATCATTTTTAG
- a CDS encoding thioesterase, which produces MAENENIYENNKPDENVMLDATNPFDASLKIYQNINNAFCGRIVDLKKNYAKTSIKLSGDMRYDDDGLAHSSFIFLAADYAAQAAVNLPYLVTIGSKVSFFAPAKIGDTIELEANAFFEESKKREVKVIGKIKEIKIFEGNFQIVVLEDHILKLQKQALETQATKRESKND; this is translated from the coding sequence ATGGCTGAAAACGAAAATATTTACGAGAACAACAAACCTGATGAAAATGTAATGCTTGACGCTACAAATCCATTTGACGCGTCACTTAAAATTTATCAAAATATAAACAATGCATTTTGCGGTCGTATCGTAGATCTAAAGAAAAACTACGCAAAAACATCAATAAAACTTAGCGGAGATATGCGATATGACGATGACGGGTTGGCTCATAGCAGTTTTATATTTTTAGCTGCTGATTACGCCGCTCAAGCCGCCGTAAATTTACCATATCTTGTAACGATAGGATCAAAAGTTAGCTTTTTTGCCCCTGCAAAAATAGGAGACACGATAGAGCTTGAAGCAAATGCGTTTTTTGAAGAATCAAAAAAGAGAGAGGTAAAAGTCATCGGAAAGATCAAAGAGATAAAGATCTTTGAAGGAAATTTTCAGATAGTAGTTTTAGAAGATCACATCCTAAAACTACAAAAACAAGCCCTTGAAACGCAAGCCACTAAAAGAGAGTCTAAAAATGATTAA
- the cmoB gene encoding tRNA 5-methoxyuridine(34)/uridine 5-oxyacetic acid(34) synthase CmoB: MNLINERNAQLFARINALQKTNSQVKFSDKIEINLDDFSSEILNLALDLKPWRKGPFQINDLFIDSEWQSFIKFNLLKPYLNLKDKIVADVGCNNGYYMFRMLDFYPKSITGFDPSVLCFLQFSFINHFVKSNINYELLGVQDLPSYKTKFDTIFCLGVIYHRSDPIKMLKELRTSLNLGGEVFLDTMFIERDDEFVLSPKNRYSKITNIYFVPSIKALQNWCERAKFNNFEILAIKDTDLNEQRKTMWIEGESLNNFLDPNDPSLTIEGYPAPKRVYVRLT, encoded by the coding sequence ATGAATTTGATAAATGAACGCAACGCACAGCTTTTTGCTCGTATAAACGCACTCCAAAAAACAAATTCACAAGTAAAATTTAGTGATAAAATAGAGATAAACTTAGATGATTTCTCTAGCGAAATTCTAAACTTAGCGTTAGATCTAAAACCGTGGCGCAAAGGTCCGTTTCAGATAAATGATCTATTTATAGATAGCGAATGGCAGAGTTTTATCAAATTCAACCTTCTAAAACCATATCTAAATTTAAAAGACAAAATAGTCGCCGACGTCGGTTGCAATAACGGATATTATATGTTTAGAATGCTTGATTTTTATCCTAAAAGCATAACAGGATTTGATCCTAGTGTGCTTTGCTTTTTACAATTTAGTTTTATAAATCATTTTGTAAAATCAAATATAAACTATGAACTTTTAGGTGTGCAAGATCTGCCCAGCTATAAGACTAAATTCGATACTATTTTTTGCCTAGGCGTGATCTATCATAGAAGCGATCCGATAAAAATGCTAAAAGAGCTAAGGACTAGTCTGAATTTGGGTGGCGAAGTTTTTTTAGATACTATGTTTATCGAGCGAGACGACGAGTTTGTCCTAAGCCCTAAAAACAGGTATTCTAAGATAACAAATATCTATTTTGTTCCTAGTATCAAGGCTTTACAAAACTGGTGTGAGAGAGCTAAATTTAATAATTTTGAAATTTTGGCGATAAAAGATACTGATCTAAACGAACAAAGAAAAACTATGTGGATAGAAGGCGAAAGTTTAAATAATTTTTTAGATCCAAACGACCCTAGCCTCACTATAGAAGGCTATCCAGCACCAAAACGAGTTTATGTAAGACTAACTTAA
- a CDS encoding aminoacyl-histidine dipeptidase: MKVIEYFKEICKIPHCSYETDELRVYLADFASKNGFKVDIDKFGNIHAIKGHPKVCLQAHYDMVCVGLAPKIELINEGGFLSAKNSSLGSDNGIGVAIIMDAMSEFCDLEVLITNNEEVGLLGANGFSGSLVSKFMLNLDSEDENGVFIGCASGVSIFASLNLKRTSCEKNLYEISVSGLPGGHSGIEIIKNIPNAIKVLNEFLLKNGCELVSFDGGERNNSIPVSARAIVVSDHALMSDEICKVKDLGKQKVKVMQSSEVLDFINAFSQGIRSYDEELKIVNESINLSIIKTGEDILEIEFFARAMSDDGLERIKSQMQSLANLAKFKLRYAEQTSAWKPKITDFAKVVLQSMQKFNKNAKFEAVHAGLECGVLLNKSGNKIDACSIGPNIFSPHSINEKCEIRSVNLISKVVREILKSV, from the coding sequence TTGAAAGTCATAGAATATTTTAAGGAAATTTGTAAAATTCCTCATTGTAGCTACGAAACTGATGAGCTTAGGGTCTATCTCGCTGATTTTGCAAGTAAAAATGGCTTCAAAGTAGATATTGATAAATTTGGTAATATCCACGCCATAAAAGGTCATCCTAAGGTTTGCTTGCAAGCTCACTATGATATGGTTTGCGTCGGACTCGCTCCAAAAATAGAGCTTATAAACGAGGGTGGATTTTTGAGTGCTAAAAACTCAAGTTTGGGTAGCGATAATGGTATAGGAGTAGCTATCATTATGGATGCTATGAGCGAATTTTGCGATTTAGAAGTTTTGATCACAAATAATGAAGAAGTAGGGCTGCTTGGAGCAAACGGTTTTAGCGGTAGTCTTGTCAGCAAATTTATGCTGAATTTAGATAGCGAAGATGAAAATGGCGTCTTTATAGGATGTGCTAGTGGCGTTAGTATCTTTGCAAGTTTAAATTTAAAAAGAACGTCTTGTGAAAAAAATCTGTATGAAATAAGCGTAAGTGGACTTCCTGGTGGACATAGCGGTATAGAGATTATCAAAAATATACCAAATGCGATTAAAGTTTTAAATGAGTTTTTGTTAAAAAATGGCTGCGAATTAGTAAGCTTTGATGGAGGCGAGAGAAACAACTCGATCCCAGTCAGCGCTAGAGCTATCGTTGTGAGCGACCATGCTTTGATGAGCGATGAGATTTGCAAGGTTAAAGACCTTGGAAAACAAAAAGTTAAAGTTATGCAAAGCAGCGAAGTACTAGACTTTATAAATGCATTTTCACAAGGTATCAGAAGCTATGACGAAGAGCTAAAAATCGTAAATGAGAGCATAAATTTATCTATCATAAAAACAGGCGAAGATATTTTAGAAATAGAGTTTTTTGCTAGAGCGATGAGCGATGATGGGCTAGAGCGTATAAAATCACAAATGCAAAGCTTGGCTAATCTGGCTAAATTTAAGCTTAGATACGCCGAACAAACAAGCGCTTGGAAGCCTAAAATCACGGATTTTGCAAAAGTAGTTTTACAAAGTATGCAAAAATTTAATAAAAATGCTAAATTTGAAGCCGTCCATGCTGGACTTGAATGCGGCGTTTTGCTAAATAAAAGTGGAAATAAGATCGATGCTTGCTCTATAGGTCCAAATATATTTTCGCCTCATAGCATAAATGAAAAGTGTGAGATAAGATCAGTAAATTTAATAAGTAAAGTGGTGAGAGAGATTTTAAAATCAGTATGA
- the hpf gene encoding ribosome hibernation-promoting factor, HPF/YfiA family: MNTSIVGKQFELTDAIKNYVDAAFETLAKYNLDIISGRVIISADERQGRKGFDVDFAINLAHKDTIVIRQKDKDLYAAVDLAVDRASKVLRRHHDKLTTHKNKDDEKANLANLKDDIVDGADEIVRTELELYKPMEIEEAIEKLKNSDMQFYVFNDIDAKMRVLYKRSDGKFGLY, from the coding sequence ATGAATACAAGTATTGTAGGAAAACAATTCGAACTTACAGATGCTATCAAAAACTACGTTGATGCAGCATTTGAAACACTTGCAAAATATAATCTAGACATTATTTCTGGTAGGGTTATAATCTCAGCCGATGAAAGACAAGGTAGAAAAGGCTTTGATGTTGATTTCGCTATAAATTTAGCACACAAAGACACGATTGTCATCAGACAAAAAGATAAAGACTTATACGCAGCAGTGGATCTAGCAGTGGATCGTGCTAGCAAGGTACTTCGCCGTCACCACGACAAACTTACGACTCACAAAAACAAAGATGACGAAAAAGCAAATTTAGCAAATTTAAAAGATGATATAGTAGATGGCGCAGATGAGATAGTAAGAACCGAGCTTGAGCTTTACAAGCCTATGGAGATAGAAGAAGCTATAGAAAAACTAAAAAACTCAGATATGCAGTTTTACGTATTTAACGATATAGATGCAAAAATGCGAGTTTTATATAAAAGAAGCGACGGCAAATTTGGCTTGTATTGA
- a CDS encoding PulJ/GspJ family protein produces the protein MKKAFTLIELVIAITITAILASIGTEIISTVYQNYIQTRSITKLEAQTELAITQISKRLQYRIKQTLVGYEKNKNEYKDITDCKEDCGIAWYMQSYESRRLGEVNKIGWSGVINKATIVGNEINLSLGYDDDDNVQNLEKVKDIIKNITSNEVSKENPIALIFKQSEDKASENYYNGNTNKVYKAYFSGNNIIIDIDKKNKNKGDKLEDLYYLSHTINRIYIDSDKNLKLDVIPAASPSTKANKNNSYIIAKNVTTLRFTNFASENNFVGSNGLILKICIKDPNLKVGKKENDQHLEVCKVKAII, from the coding sequence ATGAAAAAAGCATTTACGTTAATAGAACTAGTCATAGCCATAACTATCACAGCTATACTTGCTTCTATAGGTACTGAAATAATCAGCACCGTATATCAAAACTATATACAAACTAGAAGCATAACAAAACTAGAAGCTCAAACCGAACTAGCCATAACCCAAATTTCAAAAAGACTACAATACCGCATAAAACAGACTTTAGTCGGCTATGAAAAAAATAAAAATGAGTATAAAGACATAACTGATTGCAAAGAAGATTGTGGCATAGCGTGGTATATGCAAAGCTACGAATCTAGACGCCTTGGCGAAGTAAATAAAATCGGCTGGAGTGGCGTAATAAACAAAGCAACGATAGTAGGAAATGAAATAAATTTAAGCCTAGGATATGATGATGATGACAATGTACAAAATTTAGAAAAAGTAAAAGACATCATAAAAAATATAACATCAAACGAAGTATCAAAAGAAAACCCTATAGCACTGATATTTAAACAAAGCGAAGATAAAGCGTCCGAAAATTACTACAATGGTAATACAAATAAAGTATATAAAGCTTATTTTAGTGGCAACAATATAATAATAGATATAGATAAAAAAAATAAAAATAAAGGAGATAAGTTAGAAGACCTATACTATCTCTCACACACGATAAATAGAATTTATATTGATAGCGATAAAAACCTAAAACTAGACGTGATACCAGCCGCATCGCCATCTACTAAAGCAAATAAAAATAATAGTTATATCATAGCAAAAAACGTCACTACGCTAAGATTTACGAATTTTGCCAGCGAAAACAACTTTGTGGGTAGCAATGGACTTATACTTAAAATTTGCATAAAAGATCCAAATTTAAAAGTCGGTAAAAAAGAAAATGACCAACATCTTGAAGTATGCAAAGTAAAGGCTATAATATGA
- a CDS encoding prepilin-type N-terminal cleavage/methylation domain-containing protein translates to MKKAFSILELILAIVIIAIAVSVVPSIVLSTSQSNSQALLQEAVLATKTILTNEMSKEFQTDTEEITRIGLDKIENKRKIYNTKTMSDEDKKSQGEIKIEKGASTDKNILNLEYTITKNYVEDPEFDRKCNCYPFKNNYKTSSDTKMIKVETTYKDIKGEDQKIVLTGYSFNIGEPKAGQITIE, encoded by the coding sequence ATGAAAAAAGCCTTTTCCATATTAGAACTTATACTCGCGATAGTCATCATAGCTATCGCGGTTTCTGTCGTGCCCTCCATCGTTTTATCAACATCTCAAAGCAACTCTCAAGCACTTTTACAAGAAGCTGTTTTGGCGACAAAAACTATTTTAACAAATGAAATGTCAAAAGAATTCCAAACCGATACAGAAGAGATAACCAGAATCGGCTTAGATAAAATAGAGAACAAACGAAAAATTTATAACACAAAAACTATGTCTGATGAAGACAAAAAATCACAAGGTGAAATCAAAATAGAAAAAGGTGCATCAACCGATAAAAATATATTAAATTTAGAATATACAATAACAAAAAATTACGTAGAAGATCCAGAATTTGATAGAAAATGCAATTGTTATCCTTTTAAAAATAACTACAAAACATCAAGTGATACAAAAATGATTAAAGTAGAAACGACTTATAAAGATATAAAAGGCGAAGATCAAAAAATAGTTTTAACTGGCTACAGTTTTAATATAGGCGAACCAAAAGCCGGACAAATAACAATCGAGTAA
- the fliW gene encoding flagellar assembly protein FliW, with translation MKFTIKSPILGFEDIKSVEITQIDDFFVKMQSLDSDTSFTMINPYALREYEFEIPTYYQELMQINDKSELKVYNMLVISSPIEESSVNFIAPIVCNMTNMTLSQVILDPVNYPKYSQAEKISSFIKKD, from the coding sequence ATGAAATTTACAATCAAAAGTCCGATACTTGGATTTGAGGATATAAAAAGCGTGGAGATAACTCAGATAGATGATTTTTTCGTTAAAATGCAAAGCCTAGATAGCGACACTTCATTTACGATGATAAACCCTTACGCATTAAGAGAGTATGAATTTGAAATCCCGACATACTACCAAGAATTAATGCAAATAAACGATAAAAGCGAACTTAAAGTTTATAATATGCTAGTCATCAGCAGTCCTATAGAAGAATCTAGCGTAAATTTTATAGCGCCTATAGTTTGTAATATGACAAATATGACTCTTTCTCAAGTCATTTTAGACCCTGTTAATTATCCAAAATACAGCCAAGCTGAAAAAATAAGCAGCTTTATCAAAAAAGATTAA
- a CDS encoding efflux RND transporter periplasmic adaptor subunit: protein MKKWAILAVILVVVGAIFYYNNSNKPQDEYLTTKVRKGDLVQSIEAVGEVFASNLVDVGAQVGGQIKQLYVKVGDRVKVGDRIAQIDSVRQKNSLDQQLAALEILKAKLNSAKISSDVAKVQYNRELKLFEANATSSESLENSRSDLSLKNANLKELEAQIKQTQIEIDTAKTNLNYTDIRSPLDGVVVSVPVEVGQTINVNQTTPTIVNIADLSKMEIKMQISEGDVTKIKVGDRVEYSILSDINTKYNGILSSIDPGLTTLSDGKYNTTSSSSSSSTSSSSAVYYYAKLQVDNNEEILRIGMTTQSTIIVKEIKDTLLLPTFAIKSDKEGNYVIVKDGENIRKARVKTGISSSIDIQILSGVNEGDEVITSQISQNDLKDRINSSRAKMRI, encoded by the coding sequence ATGAAAAAATGGGCAATTTTAGCAGTTATTTTAGTGGTCGTAGGAGCAATATTTTATTATAATAACTCTAACAAACCACAAGACGAATACCTAACTACTAAAGTTAGAAAAGGCGATTTGGTTCAAAGTATAGAGGCCGTTGGAGAAGTATTTGCTTCAAATTTAGTTGATGTCGGTGCTCAAGTTGGTGGTCAGATCAAGCAATTGTATGTAAAAGTAGGTGATAGGGTAAAAGTAGGCGATAGGATCGCTCAAATCGACTCGGTTCGCCAAAAAAATAGTTTAGATCAGCAGTTGGCTGCCCTTGAGATACTAAAAGCAAAACTGAACTCAGCCAAGATCTCTTCAGACGTCGCTAAAGTCCAATACAACAGAGAGTTAAAGCTTTTTGAAGCAAATGCGACTTCTAGTGAGAGTTTGGAAAACTCCAGAAGCGATCTGAGCTTGAAAAATGCAAATTTAAAAGAATTAGAAGCTCAGATAAAACAGACTCAGATAGAAATAGATACTGCTAAGACGAATTTAAATTATACCGACATCAGATCTCCTCTTGATGGCGTCGTAGTTTCCGTGCCAGTAGAAGTTGGTCAAACCATAAATGTAAATCAAACTACGCCGACTATCGTAAATATCGCAGATCTATCTAAAATGGAGATTAAAATGCAGATCAGCGAAGGCGACGTAACGAAAATAAAAGTCGGAGATAGAGTCGAATACTCAATACTTTCTGATATAAATACGAAATATAATGGAATTTTAAGTTCTATAGATCCGGGACTTACTACGCTAAGTGATGGCAAATACAATACTACTAGTAGTTCAAGCAGTAGCTCTACTAGCAGCAGTTCAGCAGTGTATTATTACGCTAAACTTCAAGTAGATAATAACGAAGAGATCTTACGTATCGGAATGACTACGCAAAGCACTATCATCGTAAAAGAGATAAAAGACACGCTTTTGCTTCCTACATTTGCTATAAAAAGCGATAAAGAAGGGAACTACGTTATAGTAAAAGATGGTGAAAATATCAGAAAAGCAAGAGTTAAAACTGGTATAAGCAGTAGTATAGATATACAAATTTTAAGCGGTGTAAATGAGGGCGATGAGGTTATCACTTCTCAAATAAGCCAAAACGATCTAAAAGATCGTATAAATTCGTCTAGAGCAAAGATGAGAATATGA